The following DNA comes from Enterocloster bolteae.
AGCCATTCTCAGTATCCCTGATATCGGTATTCATCATATCGAATGTCTTGTGGCTGCCGAATGAGTAATCAAAAAAGTCATCCAATAAGTTTTCTCCAAAAATACTAGGCATCAACATATGTCATCTCTCCTTTATTTAATAATCTATGAGGTTGTTATATTGTACTGGAACCGCATAGGAAGGAAACTGTAAAACTTATCTCATCTCCTCTTACATTCCCTTCTCTATCTGTTCTATATGTAATATAACACGCGTTATTAGCAAAGTCAAGAGTCGAGTGCTAATTTCACACTTTTTTCACATTTCGTATTCATTTGGGCTGTTTTTTTCACTTTTGCAGATTTCCCGGTACGTATTTACACATTGGGCCTGACGGGTTCTGCCAGGGATTTAAAACCTTCCTCATGAAATCTTTATAGTTACCTCATGATTTGGATATGGAATCTTTAAACCGTATGGTGCTACTATCATGTCATCCAAAGAAGTAATTCGATATATAAAGGAGGCGTATTGATATGAAGAAGGAATTCTGGAGTGATATGGCGGGTTTGGGAATTATGTTATTAGTCATGTTGGGAGCGGCTGCGCTCCGGGCGTATATCTGGCTGTAACCCCTGCTATTGCCGTTTGACGGAGTGCGGATTTAACATCAATTTATCATTTTACATCCTGTGTTTTCCTTAAATCAGTCAAAAAACGTGAAATATTACAGGAAATCCAAAGATCTTACCATGGAAAAATCCATGCAGGGCTCCTATACTTATAACAACACCATATGACAAATCCGGCAGGAAACAGAAGCCGGTGATATGCAAAGGAGTGTAAGATTATGACAAGTATGTTAGTTAAGTTTGAACAGCCGGAACAGGTGGTAGATTTTGTGAATACACTGAGCCATTATGACTGTGATGCAGATATCAAATATGGCAGCCGTATGGTAGACGCCAAGTCCGTTCTGGGAGTTCTTTACCTGGCGGTATCCCGCACAGTGGAGCTGATTCTTCACATTGATGAGGATGGCTCCGGGGATATAAAAAACAGACTTGCGAAATTTGCAGTATAGAAATTTGCAGTATAAACAGAACAGGATTCAAAAAAGCAGCCGGTTATGACTTAGCCGGCTGCTTTTGACTATCTGATTATAACTGTAATATTACAACTGTAACGGCGGCGGCGAACACGGCTGTATAGGCCAGCCCCAGAATTGCCAGACGCCAATATTCTTTTATAATTTTAAATGATTTCATACCGCATGCCTCCCGGATTTTATTTTATGCTTTTATTATATAAAATCCATGTAAATTCCAAGAGGCACATTTAGTAAATTCTTTGTAAAACAGTGTCTGGATATTAGGTTTTACCTTGCAGCTATCTGTTCCAGTACAGTATCTCGCCGTCATATTCCATGGTCAGATATTCTGTGTCATCCTCCGTTATCAGGTGGAGCGTCAGACTGTTTTGACTGTTCCCATGGTCCTCATAGGGCGTGATGGAGGCAGTAATGGAACTGCCTGTTTCAGTGGATCCGCCTGTCTCCGTACACTGCCCCTCTCCGCCGGTTCCGATGCCGATATAATACTCAATCTCTCCGTTATCGCTGATTTCCAGGCTGTTGCCCATATGCAGGCCGGTTCCAAACATTTCCAGCAGAGAGCCATGCTGCCGTAGTCCGGCATCTGTTTTCGGCCCGTTCAGGGTCCAGGAACCGGCGGCCTGACGGATGATTTCCTCAGAAACAACACGGGTCTCACTTATGCTCTCTTTTGCCGGTGGTTCCGCTGCTTTTAAGCTGTCCAGTTCCACGTCAAAAGATTGGTCCTGGATGATGCTGCCGCCGTTTGCAGCCGGGACCGTTTCATCACCGGCAGAATCCCCGGCCCGGGTGTCGGAATAAATATGAATCTCCTGGTCCGTCCCGTTACCGTCCGTCTTATCCTCATCCGCCCTGCCCTCATCCGCTCCGGCAGACACTGTTCCTTCTGCCCCAACAGCAGCTCCATCCGCCCCGGTCCCCGCAGCAGGCTCTGACTTCAGGCCGCAGCCGGACAGAACCAGCAGCCCCAGCAGACTTGCGATGCAAAGTATTTTTCCTGAATTCCTCAATTTAAAATCCTCCCTCATGTAATCCATATAAAATCCGTCATCTCCAACGGTTATGTCTGGTTTTATTGTAAACAAAAAGGATGTAAGTATCAACTTAACATCCCTTTCATATATCTTAATTTTTCCGAAGTATATTTGGAAGTGAAAACCTCCGGTCATCCGGACAACGGCCCGGATGAAAGAGGAAAGTTGACATAAAAATATTATGTCGACTACCGAGGGATTTTACAGCCCAATCCCCCCGGCCTGCGCCTAACAATACCACTATTCAATAGGCGCCTGATAAAATCCGCCGTAAAAGTTTTCCGTTTTAATCATATTGACAATGACATGGGGATCCTGCTCCCGCATGAGATGCACAATGTCATTCACCTCATAGGAGGACACCACGGTGTGAAGCAGATACATTTTCTTGTGACTGTAACCTCCCACCGCGTCCACACAGGATATGCCATGTCTGTACTGTTTGACGTACTGGTTTATGATTTCCGGCGCCTTGGTGGTGGTAATCTGCAGTGTAACCCGTTCATACCTGTGATGGAAGGCAGAGATGGCTTTGGTGGATACGAACTGGAACAGGATGGAATATCCTGCGTACAGCCATCCAAACATGTATCCGAAGATGCAGAGAATCACGCAGTTGCCTGCAAATACATATTCCCATATGGACCTTCCTGTCTTATTGGAAACATACAGGGCAATGAAGTCCGTGCCGCCTGTGGAGGCATTTCCCCTTAAGGCAATGGCAATGGACAGCCCGTACAGAAAACCGCCGAAAACCACATCCAGCAGCACGTCATTGAACAGGGGCTGAAAGCTGCATATTTTCAGAAAAAAGCTGGCCAGGAACACCTGCAGCATGGAATAAAAGGTAAAACGCATGCTTATGCTTCTGCTGCAGAGGATGGCCACCGGTATATTGAGGACCAGCATTCCCAGGGAGGTGGAAATATTGTGCCCGTAGAGGGAGGCAATCCTGTCAATGAGGATAGCCACACCGGTAAATCCGCTGGACAGAAGGTTGGCCGGCCGTATAAATGCCTGGATTACATAGGTCTGCAGCAGGGCGGACGCCACGACAGCCAGGATGGTTATGAGCCTTCTCACCAGTATGTTCTTTTTGTATTTTGCTATCATGGCCTATCTCCCCAACTCCCCAAGGCTGTCTAGAAGCTTACGGACCAGTGCCTCTGACACCACGTCATAGCAGTTTTCATGGGGCGGCTCTGCAAAGCCGTAGGTCACCCCGTGGGAAGTGGTGGTGGGGTCTGTCATCCAGTCCTTGCAGGAGCTGTGAACCTGCCTTATTCCGGTCTCTTCCATGAGCGTTCTGGCATTGGAGGCATTGATGCCGCTTCCGGCCAGGATTTCTATGCTGTTTCCATAAGACGACTGAAGAGCACCAAGCAGAGCCTTTCCCTCGACAGCCTTTGGTTTCAGTCCGCTGGTCAAAAGACGGTCCGCACCCAGCTCAATCAGTGTCTCAATGGACTCATAGGGGTTGGAGGTGCAGTCAAAGGCCCGGTGGAATACAGCTTCCTTTCCATGGCTGTGGATAATGGAAATCATTCGGGCATTCCTCTCCCTGTCAATAGAGGCATCTTCCCTCAGACAGCCAAAGGCAATGCCGTCCGCTCCGTGGCGGACCAGATGTTCGCATTCCCTGAGCATCACATTAAAATCCTCTTCACTGTAACAGAATCCGCCACCTCTGGGCCGGACCATGGCAATTACCTTCACATTGCAGTGCTCCTTCACCAGTTCCAGGGATGCCAGGGAGGGCGTAAGCCCGCCCAGGTGCAGGGCACAGTTCAGTTCAATCCGTCCGGCTCCTCCGGACGCAGCCTGCATGGCATCATAGTAGCTGCCGCAGCATATCTCCAACATATAAAAACCTCTCCTTCTTCCTGTCCGCCGGCACAGTACCGGCAAAAAGCCTAAAGCTGTGCCAGACGGTACAGAGCCAGTGCATATATTTTTGCGTTGGTTACCAGGTCGTCCACGGTCATCCACTCATTTGGATTGT
Coding sequences within:
- a CDS encoding HPr family phosphocarrier protein, which codes for MTSMLVKFEQPEQVVDFVNTLSHYDCDADIKYGSRMVDAKSVLGVLYLAVSRTVELILHIDEDGSGDIKNRLAKFAV
- a CDS encoding YitT family protein, whose translation is MIAKYKKNILVRRLITILAVVASALLQTYVIQAFIRPANLLSSGFTGVAILIDRIASLYGHNISTSLGMLVLNIPVAILCSRSISMRFTFYSMLQVFLASFFLKICSFQPLFNDVLLDVVFGGFLYGLSIAIALRGNASTGGTDFIALYVSNKTGRSIWEYVFAGNCVILCIFGYMFGWLYAGYSILFQFVSTKAISAFHHRYERVTLQITTTKAPEIINQYVKQYRHGISCVDAVGGYSHKKMYLLHTVVSSYEVNDIVHLMREQDPHVIVNMIKTENFYGGFYQAPIE
- a CDS encoding copper homeostasis protein CutC, producing the protein MLEICCGSYYDAMQAASGGAGRIELNCALHLGGLTPSLASLELVKEHCNVKVIAMVRPRGGGFCYSEEDFNVMLRECEHLVRHGADGIAFGCLREDASIDRERNARMISIIHSHGKEAVFHRAFDCTSNPYESIETLIELGADRLLTSGLKPKAVEGKALLGALQSSYGNSIEILAGSGINASNARTLMEETGIRQVHSSCKDWMTDPTTTSHGVTYGFAEPPHENCYDVVSEALVRKLLDSLGELGR